One Brevibacillus choshinensis genomic window carries:
- a CDS encoding AzlD domain-containing protein, whose product MEIRWDVMLIILGAALVTFLPRVLPLMLFSRIALPEWGVRWLSHVPISVMAALVGQELFLQDGKWAPLTSNVQLLAAIPTFLVAIKTRSLLGTVVAGIISIMLLRYWVA is encoded by the coding sequence ATGGAAATAAGATGGGATGTCATGCTGATCATCCTGGGGGCAGCTCTCGTAACGTTCCTCCCGAGGGTTCTGCCGTTGATGCTGTTCAGCCGAATCGCGCTGCCGGAGTGGGGAGTGCGCTGGTTGAGCCATGTGCCGATATCCGTGATGGCGGCTTTGGTCGGTCAGGAGCTGTTTTTGCAGGATGGAAAATGGGCGCCCCTAACGTCAAATGTGCAATTGCTCGCAGCTATTCCGACATTCCTGGTGGCGATCAAAACACGCAGCCTGCTCGGAACGGTAGTGGCTGGCATCATATCGATCATGCTATTGCGTTATTGGGTGGCGTAG
- a CDS encoding TrmB family transcriptional regulator, giving the protein MDDIFKELQRLGFSQYECKAYVGLLKHHPITGYEISKRSGVPRSMIYEVVGKLVDKGAVYIVPSEPVTYAPLPAKELISRQRKQFEQSFDYLEKELSALESEREVDVIRRIDGDELVIAEMGELIGKAKAELWLSVWEPQVPFIQKGIEARIQEGIDVFSVLFGEAGTRVGTTFHHDYMSPKVAQERMGGCLTIVARDQEEVLIANFAPGASAWAVKTQDPALVLVAIEYIRHDIMFAEVTKELGPEKVEALWKNKAELFHVVTGKRFKR; this is encoded by the coding sequence ATGGACGATATCTTTAAGGAGCTTCAGAGATTGGGGTTTTCCCAATACGAATGCAAAGCCTATGTCGGGCTGCTGAAACACCATCCGATTACCGGGTACGAGATCAGCAAACGGTCGGGAGTGCCGCGCTCGATGATCTACGAGGTGGTCGGGAAGCTGGTCGACAAAGGGGCTGTTTATATCGTACCGTCCGAGCCTGTGACGTATGCGCCACTGCCGGCCAAGGAGCTGATTTCCCGGCAACGCAAGCAATTTGAACAATCGTTTGATTATCTGGAAAAGGAGCTCTCTGCCCTGGAAAGCGAGCGTGAAGTCGATGTCATCAGGCGAATCGACGGCGATGAGCTTGTGATAGCGGAAATGGGAGAGCTGATCGGGAAAGCAAAGGCGGAGCTCTGGCTATCTGTATGGGAGCCTCAAGTCCCGTTTATTCAAAAAGGGATAGAGGCGCGCATCCAGGAAGGGATCGATGTTTTTTCCGTCCTGTTTGGGGAAGCCGGTACACGAGTAGGAACGACCTTTCATCATGACTACATGTCGCCAAAGGTCGCACAGGAGCGCATGGGCGGCTGCTTGACGATCGTGGCTCGCGATCAGGAAGAAGTGCTCATCGCGAATTTCGCTCCGGGTGCGAGTGCGTGGGCGGTAAAAACGCAGGACCCGGCTCTGGTGCTGGTGGCGATCGAATACATCAGGCACGACATCATGTTTGCAGAAGTGACCAAGGAGCTGGGACCGGAGAAAGTGGAAGCGCTTTGGAAAAATAAGGCCGAACTGTTCCACGTGGTGACGGGCAAGCGGTTCAAGAGATAG
- a CDS encoding sensor histidine kinase, which yields MFQKTRIRLVTLNVIVVFLLLNALGSAVYFTMKYRLYSQVDRELTKVAQRLTIDPLPRLQRINEDLFPYNRTERKKFNEMDRRYALIAWDGVGQVIGTAFGERLEPEDFPKFRHVNKQDGIETMSINGQVYRVQTVTIPKKVFVGDRIQLAMQYQVVYNLAPEQNMLSSLLYVVAIGDAVSIVIAVVAGLFLARRALVPIQVSWEKQQQFIADASHELRTPLSAILVNLERLFRHPDHTIEQESEKIMIGMQEARRLTKLVSDLLTLARSDSNELQIMKQKLRLDELVLKCTQVFTELAIVKEIHLETDIEQPLEIVGDEERLHQLLVILLDNALKYTNQGGKIYVLCKREGQRVTVMVNDTGIGIPKEDIPFLFDRFFRVDKMRSRQTEGTGLGLSIAKWIVDAHHGKIQVSSEEGVGTSFLLTLPLKQ from the coding sequence ATGTTTCAAAAAACCCGGATCCGCCTGGTGACCTTGAACGTCATCGTCGTTTTCCTCCTGCTCAATGCTCTGGGTAGCGCGGTTTACTTTACCATGAAGTACCGGCTCTACTCGCAGGTAGATCGCGAGCTGACAAAAGTAGCGCAGCGGCTGACGATTGATCCCCTCCCTCGTCTCCAGCGGATCAATGAGGATCTTTTTCCGTACAATCGCACTGAGCGCAAGAAATTTAACGAGATGGACCGAAGATATGCCCTGATCGCATGGGACGGGGTGGGACAAGTCATCGGTACGGCATTTGGAGAAAGGCTGGAGCCGGAGGATTTCCCCAAGTTCCGCCATGTCAACAAGCAGGATGGGATCGAAACCATGTCCATCAACGGTCAGGTCTATCGAGTGCAAACGGTCACCATCCCGAAAAAAGTATTCGTTGGGGATCGGATCCAGCTGGCGATGCAATATCAAGTCGTCTACAATCTGGCACCCGAGCAAAACATGCTGAGCAGCTTGCTGTACGTCGTGGCGATCGGGGATGCCGTCAGCATCGTCATCGCTGTGGTAGCCGGACTCTTTCTCGCAAGAAGGGCCCTCGTCCCAATCCAGGTCTCCTGGGAAAAGCAGCAGCAGTTTATCGCGGATGCCTCGCATGAGCTGCGAACGCCTCTGTCCGCCATCCTGGTCAATCTGGAGCGCCTGTTTCGCCACCCGGATCACACCATCGAGCAGGAAAGCGAAAAAATCATGATCGGGATGCAGGAAGCCCGTCGACTGACCAAGCTCGTATCCGACCTTTTGACCCTGGCGCGCAGCGATTCCAATGAGCTGCAAATCATGAAACAAAAGCTGCGGTTGGACGAGCTGGTGCTCAAATGCACCCAGGTGTTTACCGAGCTTGCTATCGTCAAGGAAATCCACCTGGAGACAGATATTGAGCAGCCGCTTGAAATCGTCGGGGATGAAGAGCGGTTGCATCAGCTCTTGGTTATCTTGCTGGACAATGCGCTGAAATACACGAACCAAGGCGGCAAGATCTACGTATTGTGCAAACGGGAAGGGCAGAGGGTGACGGTCATGGTCAACGACACGGGGATCGGCATTCCCAAAGAGGACATTCCCTTTTTGTTCGATCGCTTCTTCCGCGTAGACAAGATGAGGTCGCGGCAGACGGAAGGAACAGGCTTGGGATTGTCGATTGCCAAATGGATCGTTGACGCCCATCACGGAAAAATCCAGGTGAGCAGCGAGGAAGGCGTGGGAACAAGCTTTTTACTGACGCTTCCCCTCAAGCAATAG
- a CDS encoding HesB/YadR/YfhF family protein, with the protein MNLTVTAAAVDWFRQEWGCVPGDSIRFFVRYGGVSTVQDSFSMGIAKEQPNEAGLSTVVDGIMFYMEKDELWYMNGQGLTVDYLPATDEVDFKLT; encoded by the coding sequence ATGAACCTGACCGTGACAGCTGCTGCCGTGGATTGGTTTCGGCAAGAGTGGGGCTGTGTGCCGGGAGACAGCATTCGCTTTTTTGTCCGCTATGGCGGAGTAAGCACCGTGCAAGACTCCTTTTCCATGGGAATTGCAAAGGAACAGCCGAATGAGGCCGGGCTGTCTACCGTGGTGGATGGCATCATGTTTTATATGGAAAAGGATGAGCTGTGGTACATGAACGGACAAGGATTGACGGTGGATTACTTGCCCGCGACAGACGAAGTTGATTTTAAACTGACTTAA
- the menC gene encoding o-succinylbenzoate synthase, protein MKIERVDLQRIKIPLTAPFVTSMGLETHKECVLVRAYSGPYVGFGESVAMDVPVYNEEDVDTVWYMLEKYLIPQLFTREIEHPDDVSRLFSWMRRNNMAKAALEGAIWDLYAKMNGISLSQALGGTRAQIDVGVSIGIEPTIEKLLERVDGFIRDGYKKIKVKIKPGADVEPMRAIRQKFGPDVPLMADANSAYTLKDIQLLKELDEFGLIMIEQPLSHDDIIDHATLQRELKTPICLDESIHTVEDARKAIELGSCRIINIKIGRVGGLTEAKKVHDLCQAHNIPVWCGGMQEVGIGRAHNIAIASLSNFTIPGDTSPSHRYFAADVVTPMIDFAAPGVLDVPTAPGIGMVINEDVVRDALIEHKSYFANRESTTTVIPNF, encoded by the coding sequence ATGAAAATCGAACGCGTTGACCTGCAACGTATCAAAATCCCGTTGACTGCACCGTTTGTGACAAGCATGGGGCTCGAGACGCACAAAGAATGCGTTCTCGTCCGTGCTTACAGCGGCCCTTACGTTGGCTTCGGGGAAAGCGTAGCGATGGACGTCCCAGTCTACAATGAAGAAGATGTCGACACGGTCTGGTACATGCTCGAGAAATATTTGATCCCGCAGCTGTTTACCCGCGAGATCGAGCATCCCGACGATGTGTCCCGCCTGTTTTCATGGATGCGCCGCAACAATATGGCCAAAGCTGCCCTGGAAGGAGCTATCTGGGATCTGTATGCCAAGATGAACGGCATCTCCCTCTCACAGGCATTGGGCGGCACTCGTGCGCAGATCGATGTCGGGGTCAGCATCGGCATCGAGCCGACCATCGAAAAACTGCTGGAGCGTGTAGACGGCTTTATCCGCGACGGCTACAAAAAAATCAAAGTGAAAATCAAGCCAGGTGCTGACGTGGAGCCGATGCGCGCGATCCGCCAAAAATTCGGCCCGGATGTACCTCTCATGGCAGATGCCAACTCCGCATACACGCTCAAAGACATCCAATTGCTCAAAGAGCTGGATGAATTCGGCCTGATCATGATCGAACAGCCGCTGTCCCATGACGATATCATCGACCATGCGACCTTGCAGCGCGAGCTGAAGACGCCGATCTGCCTCGATGAAAGCATCCACACGGTCGAGGATGCACGCAAAGCCATCGAGCTGGGCAGCTGCCGGATCATCAACATCAAGATCGGACGCGTAGGCGGACTGACCGAGGCGAAAAAGGTACACGACCTCTGTCAGGCGCACAACATCCCGGTCTGGTGTGGCGGCATGCAGGAAGTCGGAATCGGGCGCGCTCACAACATTGCGATCGCCTCGCTATCCAATTTCACGATTCCAGGGGACACTTCTCCTTCTCACCGCTACTTTGCAGCCGATGTCGTCACCCCGATGATCGACTTCGCTGCTCCCGGTGTCCTGGACGTGCCGACTGCCCCAGGAATCGGAATGGTCATCAACGAAGACGTGGTCCGCGATGCCCTCATCGAACACAAAAGCTACTTTGCCAACCGCGAATCGACGACGACCGTCATTCCGAACTTCTAA
- a CDS encoding response regulator transcription factor, translating to MLILAVEDEQALLQAIAGVLTDEGYQVDTAERGDDGLLLAQRGIYDLLVLDIMMPGMDGLTLVKTLRAKGITTPVLFLTAKDSVKSRVEGLDAGADDYLVKPFAAEELTARARALLRRNGKTGAEGEMSYGPLSLKVNEYDGFIDDDPMKLTTKEYELLKYFLQNREQILTRQQIFDRVWGIDSEANYGVVDLYVHYLRKKLGPYESFIRTIRNVGYILKKEER from the coding sequence ATGCTGATTCTTGCAGTGGAGGATGAACAAGCTCTGCTTCAGGCGATCGCTGGAGTTTTGACGGATGAAGGCTATCAAGTGGACACCGCTGAGCGTGGAGACGACGGGCTATTGCTGGCGCAACGGGGAATCTACGACCTGCTCGTGCTCGATATCATGATGCCTGGCATGGATGGACTCACACTGGTCAAAACACTGCGCGCGAAAGGAATTACGACACCTGTGCTGTTTTTGACGGCAAAGGACAGTGTGAAGTCGCGCGTAGAGGGCTTGGATGCGGGAGCAGACGATTACTTGGTCAAACCGTTCGCTGCAGAGGAGCTGACTGCCCGAGCACGAGCATTATTGCGCCGGAACGGAAAGACAGGGGCAGAGGGGGAAATGTCGTACGGCCCTCTCTCCCTGAAAGTAAACGAGTACGATGGCTTCATCGATGATGATCCCATGAAGCTGACCACCAAGGAATACGAGCTGCTCAAGTACTTTTTGCAAAACCGGGAGCAAATTCTGACCCGCCAGCAAATTTTCGACCGGGTATGGGGGATCGACTCGGAAGCCAATTACGGGGTAGTCGATCTGTACGTTCATTATTTGCGAAAAAAGCTGGGTCCCTATGAAAGCTTTATCCGTACCATCCGCAATGTTGGCTACATTTTGAAGAAGGAAGAGCGATAA
- a CDS encoding efflux RND transporter permease subunit has translation MHISERAIRRPVTVMMGVLIVIILGIMSLSRIPIDLYPKIEIPTIAVITSYSGVGPEEMENLVTKPVEQAVASVAGIKSVTSTSREGSSMVIVEFSYGTDLDKAVTEVTQKVERAKRSLPDDVDSPTVARMDPNSTAVLTLAISADMGADQLKSYVQDQIAPSLERVNGVASVTVSGGLDREIKIVVDKAKLEQYGISLSDISSQLKSQNLDSSGGNITEGGVSYNVRSLGKFKSVDDIRKVSIPLKDGGRIFLEDVALIQDGFKEVSIENTMNNQTTVTMSIMKQSGTNTVAVVDELYAELDRQRASMPQSMSVMALSDQSSFIRASINTLVHDTLIGGVLAILIILLFLKSASNTVIIATAIPISVISTFTLMYFADMSINIMSLGGLTLGIGMIVDDAIVVLENIHRHRETGLSIKESAVKGTKEVAMPVIAATLTTVAVFFPIVFVEGVTAQLFRDLGVTVSFSLLASLIVSLTVTPMLTSKWTMAHKKESLKAAAHAEKRNDSRGLSAYRRILHWSLNHRKSVLAIGLASLVAGVGLIPFIGSEFMPTSDQGQINVSISMPNGTELEKTKEAVTQAEAILATIPEVKTIFTAIGSTNATRGNSASTSAGSFLLILSDKSERERTTAEVTDEIRQKLNRFPGARLRVSEAGGTTLPGMGGGGGGQFGGAAPISYAIRGNDEDTLKEVAEGLTAAISEVQGVREADNNLEESRPEIQVKLDRVRAADLGVTQSLISGTIQTALRDQVATKYETAGTEVDVTLSLSDGQASSMQDIGNLLLTTPKGELIQIKDVADVVMANGPQAIQRYNQTRVVNVTASTAPGQDLGTVTAAIDQVLATYPIPPGYTIEKQGQNQQMDESTKSMLIAFGLAIVLVYIILAAQFESMVYPLSIMLSVPLSIFGATFSLWVTGRPVSVPAFIGLILLAGLVVRNAIVLIDFTNILRREGMERTEALLTAGPVRLRPILMTTFCTVLALLPLALGLGEGAESQAPMATVVIGGLLFSTMLTLIVIPVVYAMLDDITVKLKKAVRITVPFRKPKTVSIEK, from the coding sequence ATGCATATATCGGAACGCGCCATTCGTCGTCCCGTCACAGTCATGATGGGAGTCCTCATCGTGATTATTTTGGGAATCATGTCTCTCAGCCGCATTCCCATCGATCTGTATCCGAAAATCGAAATCCCAACCATCGCGGTCATCACAAGCTATTCAGGGGTAGGGCCGGAAGAGATGGAGAACCTGGTCACGAAGCCGGTGGAACAAGCAGTCGCTTCCGTAGCAGGCATCAAGTCCGTGACTTCGACATCACGTGAAGGTTCTTCGATGGTCATCGTGGAGTTTTCCTATGGAACCGATCTGGATAAGGCCGTAACGGAGGTTACCCAAAAGGTAGAACGTGCGAAGCGCTCTCTGCCGGATGATGTAGATTCCCCAACCGTCGCTCGAATGGACCCGAACAGCACGGCTGTGCTGACGCTGGCTATCTCAGCAGACATGGGGGCCGATCAGCTGAAAAGCTATGTCCAAGACCAGATAGCACCTTCGCTCGAACGCGTGAATGGAGTCGCATCGGTAACGGTATCGGGCGGTCTGGACAGGGAAATCAAGATTGTCGTGGATAAGGCCAAATTGGAGCAGTACGGCATCTCACTGTCTGACATCAGTTCGCAGCTGAAGAGCCAGAACCTGGACTCGTCCGGAGGAAATATTACGGAAGGCGGAGTATCTTACAATGTTCGATCCTTGGGTAAATTCAAGTCCGTAGATGACATTCGCAAGGTCTCCATACCATTGAAGGACGGTGGCCGGATTTTCCTCGAGGATGTGGCTCTTATCCAAGATGGATTTAAAGAAGTATCCATCGAGAACACGATGAACAACCAGACGACGGTAACGATGTCGATCATGAAGCAGTCGGGTACCAATACGGTTGCGGTCGTTGACGAACTGTACGCGGAGCTGGACCGTCAGCGAGCAAGCATGCCGCAATCGATGTCCGTCATGGCCTTGTCGGATCAATCCTCGTTCATCCGTGCATCCATCAATACACTCGTGCACGACACCCTGATCGGTGGAGTGCTGGCAATCCTGATCATTCTGCTCTTCCTGAAGAGCGCAAGCAATACAGTCATTATCGCAACAGCCATTCCGATCTCCGTGATTTCTACCTTTACGCTCATGTACTTTGCTGACATGTCCATTAACATCATGAGCTTGGGGGGACTCACGCTCGGTATCGGGATGATTGTCGATGATGCGATCGTCGTATTAGAAAACATCCACCGTCACCGGGAGACCGGCCTGTCGATTAAGGAATCAGCTGTCAAAGGGACGAAAGAGGTGGCGATGCCGGTTATCGCCGCTACCTTGACGACAGTCGCGGTATTTTTCCCGATCGTATTCGTGGAAGGTGTGACCGCTCAGCTGTTCCGGGACTTGGGAGTGACAGTATCCTTCTCCCTGCTCGCCTCGCTGATTGTTTCCCTGACGGTCACTCCGATGCTGACATCCAAGTGGACGATGGCGCACAAAAAAGAATCGCTCAAAGCTGCCGCTCATGCGGAAAAACGCAATGACTCACGTGGATTATCAGCTTACAGACGCATTCTCCACTGGTCTTTGAACCACCGCAAATCGGTCCTGGCAATCGGGCTGGCTTCGCTGGTAGCTGGAGTAGGCTTGATTCCATTTATCGGCTCTGAATTCATGCCGACATCCGATCAGGGGCAGATCAACGTATCCATCTCCATGCCGAACGGGACAGAGCTGGAAAAGACAAAAGAAGCAGTCACACAGGCAGAGGCCATTTTGGCGACAATCCCTGAAGTGAAAACGATCTTTACGGCAATCGGATCTACCAACGCTACACGCGGGAACTCTGCGTCCACCTCCGCGGGATCGTTCTTGCTGATTCTATCCGACAAGTCCGAGCGTGAGCGGACAACCGCAGAAGTAACGGACGAGATCAGACAAAAGCTGAACCGTTTCCCAGGAGCCAGACTCCGGGTCAGTGAGGCTGGCGGTACGACCTTGCCAGGCATGGGAGGCGGCGGTGGCGGACAATTCGGAGGGGCAGCGCCGATCTCCTATGCCATTCGCGGAAATGATGAGGATACGCTGAAAGAAGTAGCGGAAGGTCTGACAGCAGCCATCAGCGAGGTACAGGGTGTCCGTGAAGCAGATAACAACCTCGAGGAATCCCGTCCGGAAATCCAGGTAAAACTGGATCGCGTGCGAGCGGCGGATTTGGGCGTGACCCAAAGCCTGATTTCGGGCACCATCCAAACCGCCTTGAGGGACCAGGTGGCGACCAAATACGAAACAGCTGGGACAGAGGTGGACGTCACGCTCAGCCTCAGCGACGGGCAGGCCAGCAGCATGCAGGATATCGGCAACCTGCTTTTGACGACGCCAAAGGGTGAGCTGATTCAGATCAAGGATGTCGCCGATGTCGTGATGGCGAATGGTCCGCAAGCGATCCAGCGCTACAATCAGACGAGGGTAGTCAACGTGACGGCATCGACGGCACCAGGCCAAGACTTGGGTACGGTCACAGCCGCAATCGATCAAGTGTTGGCGACCTATCCGATCCCGCCTGGGTATACCATTGAAAAGCAGGGGCAAAATCAGCAGATGGATGAGTCTACCAAAAGCATGCTGATTGCCTTTGGACTGGCGATCGTGCTGGTGTACATTATTTTGGCAGCGCAGTTCGAGTCGATGGTGTATCCGCTGTCGATCATGCTGTCGGTTCCGCTCTCCATTTTCGGAGCGACGTTCAGTCTCTGGGTAACGGGAAGGCCGGTCAGCGTCCCAGCCTTTATCGGGCTGATCTTGCTCGCGGGGCTCGTAGTGCGTAATGCGATCGTCCTGATCGACTTTACCAACATCCTGCGCAGAGAAGGCATGGAACGGACGGAGGCACTCCTCACAGCCGGACCTGTGCGTCTTCGCCCGATTTTGATGACGACGTTTTGTACCGTACTGGCGCTGCTGCCATTGGCACTGGGCTTGGGAGAAGGGGCAGAAAGCCAGGCGCCCATGGCGACGGTCGTCATCGGTGGATTGCTGTTCTCGACCATGCTGACGCTCATTGTGATTCCGGTCGTTTATGCTATGCTGGATGATATCACGGTTAAATTGAAAAAAGCAGTACGAATCACTGTGCCGTTTCGCAAGCCAAAAACAGTAAGCATCGAAAAATAA
- a CDS encoding AzlC family ABC transporter permease, which produces MREQEIRLKADAAIEREDTFLQGVKDCIPTLLGYLSIGLAAGVVEKTAGLSVAEIALMSICLYAGSAQFIAAGMMAANGSASAIIITIFFVNLRHILLSAALSPYFRHLSPGRNMLIGSLLTDETFGVAINEAAKRKRISERWMHGLNITAYLNWILANIAGAYFGQWIADPEKFGLDFALPAMFIGLLVLSMVSRSKWRLDIAVGVSAVVIAVGASLLLGGNIGVIAATVIASTIGMVIEKWK; this is translated from the coding sequence GTGAGGGAGCAAGAAATACGTCTGAAGGCAGATGCGGCCATCGAAAGAGAAGATACCTTTCTCCAGGGAGTCAAGGACTGCATACCGACGTTGCTCGGATATTTGAGCATCGGCTTGGCAGCGGGGGTCGTGGAGAAGACAGCAGGCCTCAGCGTGGCTGAGATTGCACTCATGTCCATCTGTTTATACGCAGGCTCTGCCCAGTTCATCGCGGCAGGCATGATGGCAGCAAACGGGTCGGCATCCGCGATCATCATTACGATTTTCTTTGTAAACTTGAGACATATCCTGCTCAGTGCGGCATTATCGCCATACTTTCGGCATTTGTCTCCGGGGCGTAACATGCTGATCGGCTCTCTTTTGACCGATGAGACATTCGGTGTCGCCATCAACGAAGCGGCGAAGCGCAAGCGCATCAGTGAAAGATGGATGCACGGTCTGAATATAACCGCGTACCTCAATTGGATTCTTGCCAACATTGCCGGGGCTTATTTCGGGCAGTGGATTGCAGATCCGGAAAAGTTCGGTCTGGACTTCGCGCTGCCTGCCATGTTTATCGGACTATTGGTACTCTCCATGGTCAGCAGAAGCAAATGGCGGCTGGATATAGCGGTAGGAGTTAGTGCTGTCGTGATTGCGGTAGGAGCCTCCCTCCTTCTGGGCGGAAATATCGGGGTAATCGCGGCGACGGTGATCGCTTCCACGATTGGGATGGTGATTGAGAAATGGAAATAA